One window from the genome of Actinomycetota bacterium encodes:
- a CDS encoding metal-sensitive transcriptional regulator, whose translation MDGISTEETPVRAEHERTVLNRLKTARGQLDGVVRMVEDGAYCPDMMKQLAAVQGLLEAASRTVLRNHLETCVADAVRAGRTEEIVDELMETLKFDKRALRPSLSASELDGAPA comes from the coding sequence ATGGACGGCATATCGACCGAGGAGACGCCGGTGCGCGCGGAACACGAACGGACGGTGCTGAACCGGCTGAAGACGGCCAGGGGTCAGCTCGACGGCGTGGTGCGGATGGTGGAGGACGGCGCCTACTGCCCCGACATGATGAAGCAGCTCGCCGCGGTGCAGGGGCTGCTGGAGGCGGCCAGCCGGACGGTGCTGCGCAACCACCTCGAGACCTGCGTGGCGGACGCGGTCCGCGCCGGCCGCACCGAGGAGATCGTGGACGAGCTGATGGAGACCCTGAAGTTCGACAAGCGGGCGCTGCGTCCCTCGCTCAGCGCGAGCGAGCTCGACGGCGCGCCGGCCTGA
- the cadA gene encoding cadmium-translocating P-type ATPase, with product MTCGSCAARVQKVLGAQPGVSEAEVNFATGKARVRLTEDVDEQALTDAVQRIGYDLRRAGVTTLDFEVEGMTCGSCAARVQNALAGQPGVARADVNFATARARVELDPGVASTEALQAAVERVGYGLSPAAELSREVAGAEDPEEAAKRAWLRRVLIAWPLGLAVMAIAMLTGDFGESAAGRWWQFALTTPVQFYVGWPFLREAGKRARRLTANMDTLIAIGTLAAFLYSTVVLFTGGDVYFDTAALIIAFLVLGRYFEARAKGRAGRAIRALLELGAKEATVIRDGREVTIPVDQVVVGDLLRVRPGEKIPTDGEVVDGASAVDESMLTGESVPVEKAEGSAVAGATVNANGVLTVRASAVGADTALSQIVRMVEEAQAGKADVQRLADRISAVFVPVVMVVAALTFVAWWLLAGEAVAGLVAAVAVLIIACPCALGLATPTAIMVGTGRAASLGVLVKGVEMLERTRTITTVVFDKTGTLTRGEMALTDVVADDEDTLLRLAGAVEDASEHPIGRAIAGGARDRGVDLPTVSAFEAVAGHGVRATVDATEIIVGSRKLAAEGGLVLPERLEDAATALEEQGRTAVFAGWDGEVRGVLAVADTLKDGAAAVVERLHGMGLEVAMITGDNARTATAIGDQVRIDRVLAEVLPGDKKSEVERLQAEGQVVAMVGDGVNDAPALVQADLGIAIGTGTDVAIESSDLTLMRGDLDGVVTAIQLSRRTYRTILQNLGWAFGYNTLAIPLAAVGLLNPIIAGAAMAFSSVSVVTNSLRLRRFGRRTEAGGAT from the coding sequence ATGACCTGCGGCTCCTGCGCTGCTCGCGTGCAGAAGGTCCTCGGTGCCCAGCCGGGCGTCAGCGAGGCCGAGGTCAACTTCGCGACCGGCAAGGCGCGCGTGCGCCTCACCGAGGACGTCGACGAGCAGGCGCTCACGGACGCGGTGCAGCGCATCGGCTACGACCTGCGCCGCGCCGGCGTCACCACGCTCGACTTCGAGGTCGAGGGCATGACGTGCGGCTCGTGCGCTGCGCGGGTGCAGAACGCGCTGGCCGGCCAGCCGGGCGTGGCCCGCGCCGACGTCAACTTCGCGACCGCCCGAGCGCGTGTCGAGCTCGACCCCGGCGTCGCGAGCACGGAAGCCCTGCAGGCCGCCGTCGAGCGCGTGGGGTACGGCCTGTCGCCCGCCGCCGAGCTGTCGCGCGAGGTCGCCGGCGCGGAGGATCCCGAGGAAGCCGCGAAGCGCGCGTGGCTGCGCCGGGTGCTCATCGCCTGGCCGCTGGGTCTGGCGGTGATGGCCATCGCGATGCTGACCGGCGACTTCGGCGAGAGCGCTGCCGGCCGGTGGTGGCAGTTCGCGCTGACCACGCCGGTGCAGTTCTACGTCGGGTGGCCGTTCCTGCGCGAAGCCGGCAAGCGCGCCCGCCGGCTCACCGCGAACATGGACACGCTGATCGCGATCGGCACGCTCGCCGCCTTCCTCTACTCCACGGTGGTGCTGTTCACCGGCGGCGACGTGTACTTCGACACCGCCGCGCTGATCATCGCCTTCCTCGTACTGGGCCGCTACTTCGAGGCGCGCGCGAAGGGACGTGCGGGACGCGCCATCCGCGCGCTGCTCGAGCTGGGCGCCAAGGAAGCGACCGTCATCCGCGACGGCCGGGAGGTCACCATCCCGGTCGACCAGGTGGTCGTCGGCGATCTGCTGCGTGTCCGGCCCGGCGAGAAGATCCCCACCGACGGCGAGGTGGTGGACGGCGCCTCCGCCGTGGACGAGTCCATGCTGACCGGCGAGTCCGTCCCGGTCGAGAAGGCCGAGGGTTCCGCGGTGGCCGGTGCGACGGTCAACGCCAATGGCGTGCTGACCGTGCGCGCCAGCGCCGTCGGCGCCGACACCGCCCTGTCCCAGATCGTGCGCATGGTCGAGGAAGCCCAGGCCGGCAAGGCCGACGTGCAACGGCTGGCCGACCGCATCTCCGCGGTCTTCGTGCCGGTGGTCATGGTGGTCGCCGCGCTGACCTTCGTCGCCTGGTGGCTGCTCGCCGGCGAGGCGGTGGCCGGTCTGGTGGCCGCGGTAGCGGTGCTGATCATCGCCTGCCCCTGCGCGCTCGGGCTCGCGACGCCGACCGCCATCATGGTCGGCACCGGTCGCGCCGCGTCGCTCGGCGTGCTCGTCAAGGGCGTCGAAATGCTCGAACGCACCCGCACCATCACCACCGTCGTGTTCGACAAGACCGGCACCCTGACGAGGGGCGAGATGGCGCTCACCGACGTCGTCGCCGACGACGAGGACACGCTGCTACGGCTGGCCGGTGCCGTGGAGGACGCCAGCGAGCATCCGATCGGTCGCGCGATCGCCGGCGGTGCCCGGGACCGTGGCGTCGACCTGCCGACCGTGAGCGCGTTCGAGGCCGTCGCCGGCCACGGGGTCCGCGCCACCGTCGACGCCACCGAGATCATCGTCGGAAGCCGCAAGCTCGCTGCGGAGGGCGGGCTCGTGCTGCCCGAGCGGCTCGAGGACGCGGCGACGGCCCTCGAGGAGCAGGGGAGGACGGCCGTGTTCGCCGGTTGGGACGGCGAGGTCCGCGGTGTGCTGGCGGTCGCCGACACCCTCAAGGACGGTGCCGCCGCGGTCGTCGAGCGCCTCCACGGCATGGGCCTGGAGGTCGCGATGATCACCGGCGACAACGCCCGCACCGCCACCGCGATCGGCGACCAGGTCCGCATCGACCGGGTGCTGGCCGAGGTCCTGCCCGGGGACAAGAAGAGCGAGGTCGAGCGCCTCCAGGCCGAGGGACAGGTCGTGGCCATGGTCGGCGACGGCGTCAACGACGCCCCGGCGCTGGTCCAGGCCGACCTCGGCATCGCCATCGGCACCGGCACGGACGTCGCGATCGAGTCCAGCGACCTGACACTCATGCGCGGCGACCTGGACGGCGTGGTCACCGCCATCCAGCTGTCGCGGCGCACCTACCGCACCATCCTCCAGAACCTCGGCTGGGCGTTCGGTTACAACACGCTCGCGATCCCGCTCGCTGCCGTCGGCCTGCTCAACCCGATCATCGCCGGCGCTGCCATGGCGTTCTCGTCCGTCAGCGTCGTCACCAACTCCCTCCGGCTGCGCCGCTTCGGCCGCCGGACCGAAGCAGGAGGAGCAACATGA
- a CDS encoding cation transporter yields MTQEHTITVEGMTCTGCEQSVQRAVGGLDGVETVSADHAAGRVTVRFDGDAVSEDAIAARIQEAGYTIPA; encoded by the coding sequence ATGACACAGGAGCACACCATCACCGTGGAGGGCATGACCTGCACCGGCTGCGAGCAGTCGGTCCAGCGCGCGGTCGGCGGGCTCGACGGCGTCGAGACGGTCAGCGCCGACCACGCCGCGGGCCGCGTCACGGTGCGCTTCGACGGAGACGCCGTCAGTGAGGACGCGATCGCCGCACGCATCCAGGAAGCGGGCTACACCATCCCCGCCTGA